In a single window of the Rhineura floridana isolate rRhiFlo1 chromosome 3, rRhiFlo1.hap2, whole genome shotgun sequence genome:
- the LOC133381114 gene encoding zinc finger protein OZF-like isoform X1, whose amino-acid sequence MPPGSVEDAAIEYLKSMQDSSDPLKGQSSLEVKEEGHKEASLLVGSDQVWLSAKEAFPLERLQQVGISLERTKGMLFQSPEAEEISAIQEFQWKNNQWIRPEDNLLYEKGDSDSCKGSFQDKPWRQEAMQMGSERGKNYRQDSGLPKNQKMQKGEKLYTCTYCGKIANRRADLIVHERTHTGEKPYKCSECGKSFNTTSYLTKHKRIHTGEKPYKCLECGQSFCQKGNLVSHVRIHTGEKPYKCVECGQNFSQRKILDKHQRIHTGEKPYKCLDCGQSFSQTSHLLTHRRTHTGEKPHKCSDCEKSFNQKGDLVIHKRKHTGQKPYECSECGKSFSTSYQFINHKRLHTGEKPYTCSDCGQSFNWKSNLITHRRIHTGEKPYECSICRKGFSDKSSLTKHLRTHTGEKPYKCSDCGQSFNLKSNLITHQRTHTGEKPYSCPECGKSLSHRSSLTKHMRTHTGEKPYGCYQCGKSFISSSDCRKHERVHTHEKPYKRGRKCPLIPLFP is encoded by the exons ATGCCACCAGGATCTGTTGAGGACGCGGCAATTGAGTACCTCAAGTCAATGCAGGATTCCTCAGACCCTTTGAAGGGCCAAAGTTCTCTGGAAGTGAAGGAGGAGGGTCACAAGGAGGCCAGCTTGCTGG TAGGCAGTGATCAAGTATGGCTGAGTGCAAAGGAGGCTTTTCCTCTGGAAAGACTTCAGCAAGTTGGAATATCCTTGGAAAGAACAAAGGGGATGCTTTTCCAGAGTCCTGAGGCAGAAGAGATCTCTGCAATTCAAGAATTCCAGTGGAAAAACAATCAATGGATTAGGCCAGAAGACAACTTACTTTATGAGAAAGGTGATAGTGACTCATGTAAAGGAAGTTTCCAAGATAAACCCTGGAGGCAAGAGGCAATGCAGATGGGCTCAGAACGTGGAAAAAACTACCGTCAGGACTCTGGCCTTCCCAAGAATCAGAAAATGCAAAAAGGGGAGAAGCTGTACACATGCACATACTGTGGGAAAATTGCTAACAGGAGAGCAGACCTTATTGTACATGAGAGAActcacactggagagaaaccttACAAGTGCTCTGAGTGCGGAAAAAGCTTCAATACCACCTCTTACCTTACAAAACACAAAAGgatacacacaggagagaaaccgtataaatgtttggagtgcggGCAAAGCTTTTGTCAGAAAGGGAATCTGGTTTCACATgtaagaatccacacaggggaaaaaccttatAAGTGTGTAGAGTGTGGACAAAACTTCAGTCAAAGGAAAATCCTTGATAAACACCAGaggatccacacaggagagaaaccatataagtgtttAGACTGTGGGCAAAGCTTTAGTCAGACATCACATCTTCTTACACACAGGAGGacacacacaggagaaaaacctcataaatgctcaGACTGCGAGAAAAGCTTTAATCAGAAAGGAGACCTTGTTATACACAAGAGAAAGCATACTGGCCAAAAGCCATATGAATGCTCAGAATGTGGGAAAAGTTTTAGCACAAGCTATCAATTCATAAACCATAAAAGgttacacacaggggagaaaccttataccTGCTCAGACTGTGGGCAGAGCTTTAATTGGAAGTCAAACCTTATTACACACAGGAGAATCCACACTGGTGAAAAGCCATATGAATGTTCCATCTGTAGGAAAGGTTTTAGTGATAAATCCTCCCTCACTAAACACTTGAGAACCCATACAGGCgagaaaccctataaatgctCAGATTGTGGGCAAAGCTTCAATTTGAAATCAAACCTTATCACACACCAGAGAACCCATACTGGAGAGAAACCGTATTCATGCCctgagtgtgggaaaagcttAAGTCACAGATCCTCCCTTACTAAGCACATGAGAacccatacaggagagaagccttaTGGGTGCTACcagtgtgggaaaagctttatTTCTAGCTCTGACTGTAGAAAACACGAAAGGGTGCATACACATGAGAAACCATACAAACGCGGGAGGAAATGTCCACTAATCCCTCTGTTTCCATAA
- the LOC133381114 gene encoding zinc finger protein OZF-like isoform X2 produces the protein MPPGSVEDAAIEYLKSMQDSSDPLKGQSSLEVKEEGHKEASLLGSDQVWLSAKEAFPLERLQQVGISLERTKGMLFQSPEAEEISAIQEFQWKNNQWIRPEDNLLYEKGDSDSCKGSFQDKPWRQEAMQMGSERGKNYRQDSGLPKNQKMQKGEKLYTCTYCGKIANRRADLIVHERTHTGEKPYKCSECGKSFNTTSYLTKHKRIHTGEKPYKCLECGQSFCQKGNLVSHVRIHTGEKPYKCVECGQNFSQRKILDKHQRIHTGEKPYKCLDCGQSFSQTSHLLTHRRTHTGEKPHKCSDCEKSFNQKGDLVIHKRKHTGQKPYECSECGKSFSTSYQFINHKRLHTGEKPYTCSDCGQSFNWKSNLITHRRIHTGEKPYECSICRKGFSDKSSLTKHLRTHTGEKPYKCSDCGQSFNLKSNLITHQRTHTGEKPYSCPECGKSLSHRSSLTKHMRTHTGEKPYGCYQCGKSFISSSDCRKHERVHTHEKPYKRGRKCPLIPLFP, from the exons ATGCCACCAGGATCTGTTGAGGACGCGGCAATTGAGTACCTCAAGTCAATGCAGGATTCCTCAGACCCTTTGAAGGGCCAAAGTTCTCTGGAAGTGAAGGAGGAGGGTCACAAGGAGGCCAGCTTGCTGG GCAGTGATCAAGTATGGCTGAGTGCAAAGGAGGCTTTTCCTCTGGAAAGACTTCAGCAAGTTGGAATATCCTTGGAAAGAACAAAGGGGATGCTTTTCCAGAGTCCTGAGGCAGAAGAGATCTCTGCAATTCAAGAATTCCAGTGGAAAAACAATCAATGGATTAGGCCAGAAGACAACTTACTTTATGAGAAAGGTGATAGTGACTCATGTAAAGGAAGTTTCCAAGATAAACCCTGGAGGCAAGAGGCAATGCAGATGGGCTCAGAACGTGGAAAAAACTACCGTCAGGACTCTGGCCTTCCCAAGAATCAGAAAATGCAAAAAGGGGAGAAGCTGTACACATGCACATACTGTGGGAAAATTGCTAACAGGAGAGCAGACCTTATTGTACATGAGAGAActcacactggagagaaaccttACAAGTGCTCTGAGTGCGGAAAAAGCTTCAATACCACCTCTTACCTTACAAAACACAAAAGgatacacacaggagagaaaccgtataaatgtttggagtgcggGCAAAGCTTTTGTCAGAAAGGGAATCTGGTTTCACATgtaagaatccacacaggggaaaaaccttatAAGTGTGTAGAGTGTGGACAAAACTTCAGTCAAAGGAAAATCCTTGATAAACACCAGaggatccacacaggagagaaaccatataagtgtttAGACTGTGGGCAAAGCTTTAGTCAGACATCACATCTTCTTACACACAGGAGGacacacacaggagaaaaacctcataaatgctcaGACTGCGAGAAAAGCTTTAATCAGAAAGGAGACCTTGTTATACACAAGAGAAAGCATACTGGCCAAAAGCCATATGAATGCTCAGAATGTGGGAAAAGTTTTAGCACAAGCTATCAATTCATAAACCATAAAAGgttacacacaggggagaaaccttataccTGCTCAGACTGTGGGCAGAGCTTTAATTGGAAGTCAAACCTTATTACACACAGGAGAATCCACACTGGTGAAAAGCCATATGAATGTTCCATCTGTAGGAAAGGTTTTAGTGATAAATCCTCCCTCACTAAACACTTGAGAACCCATACAGGCgagaaaccctataaatgctCAGATTGTGGGCAAAGCTTCAATTTGAAATCAAACCTTATCACACACCAGAGAACCCATACTGGAGAGAAACCGTATTCATGCCctgagtgtgggaaaagcttAAGTCACAGATCCTCCCTTACTAAGCACATGAGAacccatacaggagagaagccttaTGGGTGCTACcagtgtgggaaaagctttatTTCTAGCTCTGACTGTAGAAAACACGAAAGGGTGCATACACATGAGAAACCATACAAACGCGGGAGGAAATGTCCACTAATCCCTCTGTTTCCATAA